In Streptomyces sp. NBC_01426, one genomic interval encodes:
- a CDS encoding ABC transporter ATP-binding protein, producing MSPVLEVRGLARAYGAVRAVDDVSFSVPAGGSLGIVGESGSGKTTTARIVTGLERADAGEVLVRGRLRAPSVRGRSARLHRAREVQLVFQDPLLSLDPRVPAGEAVRETLRLHFPDRDPGPRVAELMEQVGLGDREAAARPRELSGGQRQRVAIARALAVEPAVLVLDEAVAALDVSVQAQILNLLAEIRARTDIAYLFITHDLGVVRAVTDSLVVMRSGRIVEQGATATLLSAPEDAYTRLLLDSVPRPGWDPAAIAARRRPAAGR from the coding sequence GTGAGCCCGGTACTGGAAGTCCGCGGCCTGGCCCGCGCCTACGGCGCCGTGCGCGCCGTCGACGACGTCTCCTTCTCCGTCCCGGCGGGCGGCTCGCTCGGCATCGTCGGCGAATCCGGTTCGGGCAAGACCACCACGGCCCGGATCGTGACCGGCCTGGAGCGGGCCGACGCGGGCGAGGTCCTCGTACGGGGCCGGCTGCGGGCCCCGTCGGTGCGCGGCCGGTCCGCCCGGCTGCACCGGGCCCGCGAAGTACAACTGGTCTTCCAGGACCCGCTGTTGTCGCTGGACCCCCGGGTCCCGGCGGGCGAGGCGGTGCGCGAGACCCTGCGGCTGCACTTCCCCGACCGCGATCCCGGACCCCGGGTCGCGGAACTCATGGAACAGGTGGGCCTCGGCGACCGGGAGGCGGCGGCCCGACCGCGCGAGCTGTCGGGCGGCCAACGCCAGCGGGTAGCGATCGCGCGGGCGCTCGCGGTGGAGCCGGCGGTGCTGGTGCTGGACGAGGCCGTGGCGGCCCTGGACGTCTCCGTGCAGGCGCAGATCCTGAACCTGCTCGCGGAGATCCGCGCCCGCACGGACATCGCGTACCTGTTCATCACCCACGACCTGGGCGTCGTACGGGCCGTGACCGACTCGCTGGTCGTCATGCGGTCCGGCCGGATCGTCGAACAGGGTGCGACGGCGACGCTGCTGTCCGCCCCCGAGGACGCGTACACCCGGCTGCTGCTGGACTCCGTGCCCCGGCCCGGCTGGGACCCGGCTGCCATCGCGGCCCGACGGCGACCGGCGGCGGGCCGCTGA
- a CDS encoding ABC transporter ATP-binding protein — MSPVLEVEGLHLTLPGFPRPVLAGVDLTVEAGETVALVGESGSGKSLTSRSALGLLPPGAQVRGSVRVAGRDVLTMTPAALRELRSHTASMIFQDPRAAMNPLRRLRDFLTEGLRHAGVKVPDGRLAELLDAVGLPDRVLRQYPHELSGGMLQRVMIAAALLPGPRLLLADEPTTALDTTTQAETIALLARLREREGCGLLFVTHDLELAAAISDRVHVMYAGRIVETGPAAALFEHPRHPYTKALLAATPRLDAPPGPLAAIAGRPPDLRTTVTGCAFAPRCARATDPCAAEVPTPRSGVACHHAEVHS, encoded by the coding sequence ATGAGCCCCGTACTCGAAGTGGAAGGGCTCCACCTGACGCTGCCCGGCTTCCCGCGCCCCGTGCTCGCCGGAGTGGACCTGACGGTCGAGGCCGGCGAGACCGTCGCCCTCGTCGGCGAGTCCGGCTCCGGCAAGTCCCTCACCTCCCGCTCCGCGCTCGGGCTGCTGCCGCCCGGCGCGCAGGTCCGCGGATCGGTGCGGGTCGCCGGCCGGGACGTGCTGACGATGACCCCCGCCGCGCTCCGCGAACTCCGCTCCCACACCGCCTCGATGATCTTCCAGGACCCGCGCGCCGCGATGAACCCGCTGCGCCGCCTCCGCGACTTCCTCACCGAGGGGCTGCGGCACGCGGGCGTCAAGGTCCCCGACGGACGGCTCGCCGAACTCCTCGACGCGGTGGGCCTGCCCGACCGCGTCCTGCGCCAGTACCCCCACGAACTGTCCGGCGGCATGCTGCAACGCGTCATGATCGCCGCCGCGCTGCTGCCCGGACCCCGGCTGTTGCTCGCCGACGAACCCACCACCGCCCTCGACACCACCACCCAGGCCGAGACCATCGCCCTCCTCGCCCGGCTGCGGGAACGCGAGGGCTGCGGGCTCCTGTTCGTCACCCACGACCTGGAACTCGCGGCGGCCATCAGCGACCGGGTCCACGTCATGTACGCGGGCCGCATCGTGGAGACCGGCCCCGCCGCCGCCCTCTTCGAGCACCCCCGGCACCCCTACACGAAGGCGCTCCTCGCGGCGACCCCCCGCCTCGACGCGCCCCCGGGGCCCCTCGCCGCGATCGCCGGCCGGCCGCCGGACCTGCGCACGACCGTCACCGGCTGCGCCTTCGCCCCGCGCTGCGCCCGCGCCACCGATCCGTGCGCCGCCGAGGTCCCGACCCCGCGCTCCGGCGTGGCCTGTCACCACGCGGAGGTGCACTCGTGA
- a CDS encoding ABC transporter permease has product MTALLLRPAAARTKARKAGGAWLHRICLGFAVLVVLVALAAPWLAPHDPNAVDFGASLANPTPHLPLGGDISGRDTLSRLIVGARTSLLGPLGVVVLSTLLGVVIGVTAAWRGGWVDALLSRTSELLLAFPGLLLAMLLVSLYGRGLIAPMVALSLAYTPFVGRLARGLALSEVGKPYLAAYRVQGFSGAWICLRHLVPNIAPVVLAQSTVNFGYALLDLAALSFLGLGVPPLTPDWGAMINDGQSAILDGAPLSALAPCLAVILTVVAFNVVGERFADRVSGRAA; this is encoded by the coding sequence ATGACCGCACTCCTGCTGCGGCCCGCGGCCGCGCGGACCAAGGCCCGCAAGGCCGGCGGTGCCTGGCTCCACCGGATCTGCCTCGGCTTCGCCGTCCTCGTGGTCCTGGTCGCGCTGGCGGCCCCCTGGCTGGCGCCGCACGACCCGAACGCCGTCGACTTCGGGGCCTCGCTCGCCAACCCCACGCCCCACCTGCCGCTCGGCGGCGACATCAGCGGCCGGGACACCCTCTCCCGTCTCATCGTCGGCGCCCGCACCTCGCTCCTCGGCCCGCTCGGCGTCGTCGTCCTGTCGACCCTCCTCGGAGTGGTCATCGGCGTCACCGCCGCCTGGCGCGGCGGCTGGGTCGACGCCCTGCTCTCCCGGACCAGCGAACTGCTGCTCGCCTTTCCCGGGCTGCTCCTCGCCATGCTGCTCGTCTCGCTGTACGGGCGCGGGCTGATCGCCCCGATGGTCGCGCTGTCCCTCGCGTACACGCCGTTCGTCGGCCGGCTCGCCCGCGGCCTCGCGCTCTCCGAGGTCGGCAAGCCCTACCTCGCGGCGTACCGGGTGCAGGGCTTCTCCGGGGCGTGGATCTGCCTACGCCACCTCGTGCCGAACATCGCGCCCGTCGTCCTCGCCCAGTCCACCGTCAACTTCGGCTACGCACTCCTCGACCTGGCCGCCCTGTCCTTCCTCGGCCTCGGCGTGCCGCCCCTCACCCCCGACTGGGGAGCCATGATCAACGACGGCCAGTCCGCCATCCTCGACGGGGCGCCGCTCTCCGCGCTCGCCCCCTGCCTCGCGGTGATCCTCACCGTCGTCGCCTTCAACGTCGTCGGCGAGCGCTTCGCCGACCGGGTCTCGGGGCGCGCCGCATGA
- a CDS encoding ABC transporter permease — MPRPDLVRFLLRRIGELLATLLVASFLVHASIRLAPGRPETFLLGGRGASPQALEAIRSHYHLDDPFLVQYGKWLGGVVTGDLGTSVQYRSDVVDLVASRMPVTLALIGMAAFLVIAGGLLLGLTGAVRGRRTDQAVLITTSVAVATPSFIAAILLLSLFSVRLGWFPVLGSGDGFLDTLHHLVLPAVALALPFVGVLARVTRASLLEQFAQDHVTVARSRGVPERTVVRRHVLRGALGTVVTQAGLALSGLMVCTILVESAFGLGGLGEFLAKSVTVKDFPVVQAISLLTIALFVLVNLAVDLVHPLIDPRVRLGTRSSE; from the coding sequence ATGCCGAGACCCGACCTCGTCCGCTTCCTGCTGCGAAGGATCGGCGAACTCCTCGCCACCCTCCTCGTCGCCTCGTTCCTCGTCCACGCCTCCATCCGCCTCGCCCCGGGCAGGCCCGAGACCTTCCTGCTCGGCGGTCGCGGCGCGAGCCCCCAGGCGCTGGAGGCGATCCGCTCCCACTACCACCTCGACGACCCGTTCCTCGTCCAGTACGGGAAGTGGCTCGGCGGTGTCGTCACGGGAGACCTGGGCACCTCCGTCCAGTACCGCTCCGACGTCGTCGACCTGGTCGCCTCCCGGATGCCCGTCACCCTCGCCCTGATCGGGATGGCGGCCTTCCTCGTCATCGCGGGCGGACTGCTGCTCGGCCTGACGGGCGCCGTGCGCGGGCGCCGCACCGACCAGGCCGTCCTGATCACCACCTCGGTCGCCGTCGCCACCCCGTCCTTCATCGCCGCGATCCTGCTCCTGTCGCTGTTCTCGGTCCGGCTCGGCTGGTTCCCCGTGCTCGGCAGCGGAGACGGCTTCCTCGACACCCTCCACCACCTCGTCCTGCCCGCCGTGGCCCTGGCCCTGCCCTTCGTCGGGGTGCTCGCCCGCGTCACCAGGGCCTCCCTGCTGGAGCAGTTCGCACAGGACCACGTCACCGTCGCCCGCAGCCGCGGCGTGCCGGAACGCACCGTCGTACGCCGCCACGTACTGCGCGGAGCGCTGGGCACCGTCGTCACCCAGGCCGGACTGGCCCTCTCCGGGCTGATGGTCTGCACGATCCTCGTGGAGTCCGCGTTCGGCCTCGGCGGGCTCGGCGAGTTCCTCGCGAAGTCCGTGACCGTCAAGGACTTCCCCGTCGTCCAGGCGATCTCCCTGCTGACCATCGCGCTGTTCGTGCTGGTCAACCTCGCCGTCGACCTCGTCCACCCGCTCATCGACCCCCGGGTCCGGCTCGGCACCAGGAGCTCCGAATGA
- a CDS encoding ABC transporter substrate-binding protein, whose product MPIPSRHRLAGSAAAVLALILTGAGCAAPAGDAGTTGTHLSTATPAARGDIDGFTWALYAEPPVLDYLYAFDYPQNTVLANVCESLMRWTPQLTVEPGLAEKASNPDPTTWVYDLRPNVRFHSGATLTADDAVASLNRHLDPELGSYWAEDFKNVASVEKTGPLQVTVHLKAPDALFPQAMANSAGTVANAATMREQGRRFGTADGGLDCTGPFTLGKWEQGASLRLDRFDGYRGKRAKAGHVDFVFLPDSAARTNALLTGEVDGSFAVPPESLSRFRAADNGTVHQGQSLTTVNLAVSDLGGTLSDVRVRRALMLALDREGFAQGAMRGAATPTNSLVVKDVWRGMPEEPVARELAGLPPVKRDLTEAKRLVDEAGARGKKVTVASSPLGPDVALLATAVQDAGRRIGLDMEIRTVAPDAFTALFSDPEARKGLDLFPFTYYLSLSDPLAMYGNFRTGQFENYAGYSAPEYDALVDRATAEYDPAERGVLTARLARMAADAALCLPVAEYPGPLFLNKRITGAPTGISYMYAPWAAEVGAP is encoded by the coding sequence ATGCCGATCCCCTCACGGCACCGCCTGGCCGGTTCCGCCGCCGCAGTCCTCGCCCTGATCCTCACGGGCGCGGGCTGCGCGGCCCCGGCCGGTGACGCCGGCACCACCGGAACACACCTCTCCACCGCCACACCCGCCGCTCGCGGCGACATCGACGGGTTCACCTGGGCGCTGTACGCCGAACCGCCCGTGCTCGACTACCTCTACGCCTTCGACTACCCGCAGAACACCGTCCTCGCCAACGTCTGCGAATCCCTGATGCGCTGGACGCCCCAGCTCACCGTCGAACCCGGCCTCGCCGAGAAGGCGTCCAACCCCGACCCCACCACCTGGGTCTACGACCTCCGCCCGAACGTGCGCTTCCACTCCGGCGCCACCCTCACCGCCGACGACGCGGTGGCCAGCCTGAACCGGCACCTCGACCCCGAACTCGGCTCGTACTGGGCCGAGGACTTCAAGAACGTCGCCTCCGTCGAGAAGACCGGCCCGCTCCAGGTCACCGTGCACCTCAAGGCCCCGGACGCGCTCTTCCCGCAGGCCATGGCGAACTCCGCCGGGACGGTCGCCAACGCCGCCACCATGCGCGAGCAGGGCCGCAGGTTCGGCACCGCCGACGGCGGCCTCGACTGCACCGGCCCGTTCACACTGGGCAAGTGGGAACAGGGCGCCTCGCTGCGCCTGGACCGCTTCGACGGCTACCGGGGCAAGCGGGCCAAGGCCGGCCACGTCGACTTCGTCTTCCTGCCCGACTCCGCCGCCCGCACCAACGCCCTGCTCACCGGCGAGGTGGACGGCTCCTTCGCCGTGCCCCCGGAGTCCCTCTCCCGCTTCCGCGCGGCCGACAACGGCACCGTCCACCAGGGCCAGAGCCTCACCACCGTCAACCTCGCCGTGTCCGACCTCGGCGGCACCCTCTCCGACGTACGGGTGCGCCGCGCCCTGATGCTGGCCCTCGACCGCGAGGGCTTCGCCCAGGGCGCGATGCGCGGGGCCGCCACCCCCACCAATTCCCTGGTGGTCAAGGACGTCTGGCGCGGGATGCCCGAGGAACCCGTCGCCCGGGAACTGGCCGGGCTGCCCCCCGTGAAACGGGACCTGACCGAGGCGAAACGTCTCGTCGACGAGGCCGGCGCACGCGGGAAGAAGGTGACCGTCGCCTCCAGCCCACTCGGCCCGGACGTCGCCCTGCTCGCCACCGCCGTCCAGGACGCGGGCCGCCGCATCGGCCTCGACATGGAGATCCGCACCGTCGCACCCGACGCCTTCACCGCGCTGTTCTCCGACCCCGAGGCGCGCAAGGGCCTCGACCTCTTCCCCTTCACGTACTACCTGTCGCTCAGCGACCCGCTGGCGATGTACGGCAACTTCCGCACCGGCCAGTTCGAGAACTACGCCGGCTACAGCGCGCCGGAGTACGACGCCCTCGTCGACCGGGCGACGGCCGAGTACGACCCCGCCGAACGCGGGGTGCTGACCGCCAGGCTCGCCAGGATGGCCGCCGACGCGGCCCTGTGCCTGCCGGTGGCGGAGTACCCCGGTCCGTTGTTCCTCAACAAGAGGATCACCGGAGCGCCGACCGGCATCTCGTACATGTACGCCCCCTGGGCGGCCGAAGTGGGGGCCCCGTGA
- a CDS encoding nitrilase-related carbon-nitrogen hydrolase: MSTPTTPATTARRPAASAPTPTTRTPTGYELLVSDGSPLGSPARTESAERVPLRVGLVQMRWYADEDEHDEHLREGVRIAAAEGAKVVCLPELTRSPYFCNTDDPMGDGAARHLEDLEDGPTVALAAELAGELGITVHASLYERAEDGGLGYNTAVCVAPDGKLLARTRKNHIPAFPGYREDLCFRPGDSGFPVAFLEGARFGFPTCWDEWFPELARAYGLHGAEILVHPTAIGSEVDLPDFDTRPMWEHAISANGLANALFMIVPNRVGIEGRSTFYGSSFISDPYGRVMLRAPRDRPAVLVADLDLDQRRDWLDFGLMQTRRPELYGRLTEPLDAQAR, from the coding sequence CCCGCCACCACCGCGCGCCGGCCCGCCGCATCCGCCCCCACCCCCACCACCCGCACCCCCACCGGATACGAACTCCTCGTCAGCGACGGTTCCCCGCTCGGGTCCCCGGCCCGAACGGAGTCCGCCGAGCGGGTGCCGCTGCGCGTCGGCCTCGTGCAGATGCGCTGGTACGCGGACGAGGACGAGCACGACGAGCACCTGCGCGAGGGCGTGCGTATCGCGGCGGCCGAGGGCGCCAAGGTCGTCTGCCTGCCCGAACTCACCCGCAGCCCGTACTTCTGCAACACCGACGACCCCATGGGCGACGGCGCCGCCCGTCACCTCGAAGACCTGGAAGACGGGCCCACGGTCGCCCTGGCCGCCGAACTCGCCGGGGAACTCGGCATCACGGTGCACGCCTCCCTCTACGAGCGCGCCGAGGACGGCGGGCTCGGCTACAACACGGCGGTGTGCGTGGCCCCGGACGGCAAGCTCCTCGCCCGCACCCGCAAGAACCACATCCCCGCCTTCCCCGGCTACCGCGAGGACCTCTGCTTCCGCCCCGGCGACAGCGGCTTCCCCGTGGCCTTCCTCGAAGGGGCCCGCTTCGGCTTCCCGACCTGCTGGGACGAGTGGTTCCCGGAACTCGCGCGCGCCTACGGCCTGCACGGGGCCGAGATCCTCGTCCACCCGACCGCCATCGGCTCCGAGGTGGACCTCCCGGACTTCGACACCCGGCCGATGTGGGAGCACGCGATCAGCGCCAACGGCCTCGCCAACGCGCTCTTCATGATCGTTCCCAATCGTGTCGGCATCGAGGGCCGCTCCACCTTCTACGGGTCCTCCTTCATCTCCGACCCCTACGGCCGTGTCATGCTGCGCGCCCCCCGCGACCGGCCCGCCGTGCTCGTCGCCGACCTCGACCTCGACCAGCGTCGCGACTGGCTCGACTTCGGACTGATGCAGACCCGCCGCCCCGAGCTGTACGGCCGGCTCACCGAGCCACTCGACGCGCAGGCCCGCTGA